A single Ammospiza caudacuta isolate bAmmCau1 chromosome 14, bAmmCau1.pri, whole genome shotgun sequence DNA region contains:
- the ENOX2 gene encoding ecto-NOX disulfide-thiol exchanger 2 isoform X2 yields MGLPMSDPTAWATAMNNLGMAPMGMTGQPLLPDFDPALGMMTGIPPINPMMPGLGIVPPPIPPDMPAVKEIIHCKSCTLFPPNPHLPPPATRERPPGCKTVFVGGLPENGTEQIIMEVFEQCGEVIAIRKSKKNFCHIRFAEEFMVDKALYLSGYRIRLGSSTDKKDTGRLHVDFAQARDDLYEWECKQRMLAREERHRRRLAEERFRPPSPPPVVHYSDHECSVVAEKLKDDTKFSEAIQTLLTWIERGEVNRRTANNFYSMIQSANSHIRRLVNEKAAHEKEMEEAKEKFKLALSGILVQFEQIVAVYHSASKQKAWDHFTKAQRKNISVWCKQAEEIRNIHNDELMGIRREEEMEMSDEEIEDPSEMKETEESALVSQVEALKEENDSLRWQLDAYRNEVELLKQEQGKASRDEDTTKEQQMKLLQQALQGMQKHLLKVQEEYKKREAELEKVKEDKLKIETLLENLKEQQSMADEEDKEGDAADCQGNESSMSRVCACSQEKECPVEKTLSNSPVKSEREVLLVGIISTFLHVHPFGASIEYICSYLQRLDSKICTAEVEVLMTRLQNTFRQELSGVGASLEKRWKFCGFDGLKMT; encoded by the exons ATTTTGATCCTGCTCTTGGCATGATGACTGGAATCCCTCCAATCAACCCCATGATGCCAGGCCTGGGGATTGTCCCACCTCCCATCCCTCCGGACATGCCGGCTGTGAAGGAGATCATCCACTGCAAGAGCTGCACTCTCTTCCCACCTAACCCAC ATCTTCCCCCTCCAGCCACAAGAGAGAGGCCCCCAGGGTGCAAGACAGTGTTTGTTGGAGGCCTGCCGGAAAACGGGACAGAGCAGATCATCATGGAGGTGTTTGAGCAGTGTGGGGAGGTCATAGCTATCCGCAAGAGCAAGAAGAACTTCTGCCACATCCGCTTTGCTGAGGAGTTCATGGTGGACAAGGCACTTTACCTGTCTG GCTACCGCATCCGGCTGGGCTCCAGCACGGACAAGAAGGACACGGGGCGGCTGCACGTGGACTTTGCGCAGGCGCGGGACGACCTGTACGAGTGGGAGTGCAAGCAGCGCATGCTGGCGCGCGAGGAGCGGCACCGGCGCCGCCTGGCCGAGGAGCGCTTCCGCCCGCCCTCACCACCCCCCGTCGTGCACTACTCCGACCACGAGTGCAGTGTGGTGGCCGAGAAGCTCAAAG atgacaccaagttCTCGGAAGCCATCCAGACCTTGCTGACCTGGATAGAGCGTGGGGAGGTGAACAGGAGAACTGCCAACAACTTCTACTCCATGATCCAGTCAGCCAACAGCCACATACGCAGGCTCGTCAACGAGAAGGCGGCTCACGAGAAGGAGATGGAAGAAGCTAAAGAGAAGTTCAAACTGGCTCTCTCAGGGATCCTGGTGCAGT TCGAGCAGATAGTGGCCGTGTACCATTCTGCCTCCAAACAAAAGGCTTGGGACCATTTCACGAAAGCTCAGCGTAAGAACATCAGCGTGTGGTGCAAACAAGCAGAG GAGATCCGTAACATCCACAATGATGAGCTGATGGGCATTCggagagaggaggagatggaAATGTCTGATGAAGAAATAGAAGATCCAtcagagatgaaagaaacagaagagtcAG cactggtgTCGCAGGTGGAGGCGCTGAAGGAGGAGAACGACAGCCTGCGCTGGCAGCTGGACGCCTATCGCAACGAGGTGGAGCTGCtcaagcaggagcagggcaaggcCTCCAGGGACGAGGACACCaccaaggagcagcagatgaagctcctccagcaggctctgcagggcatgCAGAAG catCTTTTGAAAGtccaagaggagtacaaaaaGAGAGAAGCTGAGTTGGAAAAAGTGAAAGAAGACAAACTTAAAATAGAAACATTACTAGAAAACCTGAAGGAGCAG CAGAGCATGGCAGATGAAGAGGACAAGGAGGGAGATGCAGCTGACTGCCAAGGGAAT GAGAGCAGCATGTCCAGAGtttgtgcctgcagccaggagaaAGAATGTCCAGTGGAGAAGACCTTGAGCAACAGCCCTGTGAAATCTGAACGAGAAGTTCTCTTAGTTG GGATAATTTCAACATTTCTCCACGTGCATCCCTTTGGAGCCAGCATTGAGTACATCTGCTCCTACCTGCAGCGCCTGGACAGCAAG ATCTGCACGGCCGAGGTGGAGGTGCTCATGACGCGACTGCAGAACACGTTCCGGCAGGAGCTCAGCGGGGTTGGggccagcctggagaagaggtgGAAGTTTTGTGGCTTTGATGGGTTGAAAATGACCTGA
- the ARHGAP36 gene encoding rho GTPase-activating protein 36, producing MQPVALQSLSELERASLQELALFQLQERLPVGHLSLDRDGSKGMKSIRQKLESFSKERKECSPHTFGVPLAQVIANDRACRQLQEAVGRSRRLCLEVEATVTRFRAQRHRRLAMGTSCIRAPDGGCPEEPLSPVLVDKGSWSQRRGAMSVDSITDLSDNASKLLEALQLSHPHELDPRRSRGKKKQLSLNPITWQVPRIVDRCCTHLETHGLQTVGIFRVGSSKKRVQQLREEFDRGLDVFLDEHQSVHDVAALLKEFLRDMPDSLIPRELYGAFLSTASLEGQAQLDTLQLLLFLLPPCHSDTLLRLLRFLARVARHAESSWDPEGRQIPGNKMTVSNLATVFGPNILQKEKPGEKDAGALNFEDSAAIILVLQKLIEHHHSLFMVSPEMQCDVLRRLFQTDPDVIEYLLRRKFPDVPSPEREDPGEELALSTLPGWTHSLERGSVCSELYSSVSFLNLHVGI from the exons atgcagcccgtggccctgcagagcctgtcCGAGCTGGAAAGGGCCAGTCTGCAGGAGCTGGcgctgttccagctgcaggagaggctgcCCGTGGGCCACCTCAGTCTGGACAGAG ATGGCTCCAAAGGCATGAAATCCATCCGGCAGAAGCTGGAGAGCTTCTCGAAGGAGAGGAAAG AGTGCTCTCCCCACACCTTCGGCGTGCCGCTCGCCCAGGTCATCGCCAACGACCGCGCCTGCCGGCAGCTGCAGGAGGCCGTGGGCCGGAGCCGCCGCCTCTGCCTGGAGGTGGAGGCCACGGTCACCAGGTTCCGGGCCCAGAGGCACAGGAGGCTGGCAATGGGCACCAGCTGCATCCGGGCGCCCGACGggggctgcccagaggagcCGCTTTCCCCGGTGCTGGTGGACAAGGGCTCCTGGAGCCAGCGGAGG ggggCCATGTCCGTGGATTCCATCACGGACCTGAGTGACAACGCCTCCAAGCTGCTGGAGGCCCTGCAGCTCTCACACCCCCATGAGCTGGACCCTCGCAGGAGCCGCGGCAAGAAGAAGCAGCTGAGCCTGAACCCCATCACCTGGCAGGTGCCACGGATTGTGGACAGGTGCTGCACCCATCTTGAGACGCACG GGCTCCAAACTGTTGGCATCTTCCGTGTTGGAAGCTCCAAGAAAAGAGTCCAGCAG CTGAGGGAAGAGTTTGACCGAGGGCTGGATGTTTTCTTGGATGAGCATCAAAGTGTTCATgatgtggctgccctgctcaaAGAGTTTCTCCGGGATATGCCTGATTCCCTGATTCCCAGAGAGCTCTATGGAGCcttcctcagcacagcca gccTGGAGGGGCAGGCCCAGCTGGACacgctgcagctgctgctgttcctgctgcccccGTGCCACAGTGACACCCTGCTGCGCCTCCTGCGCTTCCTGGCCCGGGTGGCGCGGCACGCCGAGAGCTCCTGGGACCCCGAGGGCCGCCAG ATCCCTGGGAACAAAATGACAGTGTCAAACCTGGCTACAGTCTTTGGTCCCAACATCCTGCAGAAGGagaagcctggagagaaagATGCTGGTGCCCTGAACTTTGAGGACAGTGCTGCCATAATCCTGGTGCTCCAGAAGCTGATTGAGCACCACCACTCCCTGTTCATG gtgtccccagagatGCAGTGTGACGTGCTGAGGAGGCTGTTCCAGACAGACCCCGATGTCATCGAGTACCTGCTGCGCAGGAAGTTCCCTGACGTGCC GAGCCCAGAGCGTGAGGATCCCGGGGAGGAGCTGGCTCTGTCCACACTGCCTGGTTGGACGCACAGCCTGGAGCGCGGCTCGGTCTGCTCGGAGCTCTACAGCAGCGTCTCCTTCCTAAACCTGCATGTTGGCATCtag